A single window of Halobacillus naozhouensis DNA harbors:
- a CDS encoding DUF1427 family protein, which translates to MVKEALLAMVAGIVIGVVFKLIKLPLPAPPVLAGVLGVAGVYIGGKIIEIVLVRMQ; encoded by the coding sequence ATGGTAAAAGAAGCCCTCCTAGCGATGGTAGCAGGAATAGTAATTGGAGTAGTATTTAAACTCATCAAACTTCCATTACCTGCCCCTCCCGTCCTTGCCGGTGTTCTTGGCGTTGCGGGAGTGTACATTGGCGGAAAAATCATTGAGATTGTATTGGTCAGAATGCAATGA
- the mtnA gene encoding S-methyl-5-thioribose-1-phosphate isomerase produces MRLIEELVGSFKDQELALPIWYENESLKVLDQTRLPFEEKIYTFTNVGQLGDAIRSMMIRGSGAIGICGAYGILLAALKSNGNTQAVREAAKLLKSTRPTAVNLMKTVDEMTSVAEGSGEELIVNVEKKAVEILKRQLEFEYDLGSHGANLIEDGDTIMTHCHSGAFGGAGYGGRALSVIRTAHEQGKNIHVYTCETRPYLQGARITALELKKFGIPHTLITDNMSGFCMREGKIDKVVVGSDRVAANGDLANKVGTYMHALAAQEHNIPFYTATSSHTIDFSTVSGESIEVEMRDAAEVTHFKGIPTAPEGTEALYPSFDITPHHLITGIITEKGVVSVPYETNLKKVIDQENVFQK; encoded by the coding sequence ATGAGATTAATCGAAGAACTTGTCGGCAGCTTTAAAGATCAAGAACTTGCTCTTCCCATTTGGTATGAAAATGAGTCCTTAAAAGTATTGGATCAAACGAGGCTTCCTTTTGAAGAGAAAATTTACACGTTTACGAATGTTGGACAGTTAGGGGATGCGATTCGCTCGATGATGATTCGTGGATCTGGTGCGATTGGTATTTGCGGCGCCTATGGAATATTGTTGGCAGCTTTAAAGTCTAACGGTAATACCCAAGCTGTCAGAGAAGCAGCAAAGTTATTAAAAAGTACACGTCCTACAGCGGTGAATTTAATGAAGACCGTGGATGAAATGACCTCTGTAGCTGAAGGCTCTGGTGAAGAACTTATTGTAAACGTAGAAAAGAAAGCCGTTGAAATCCTGAAAAGGCAATTAGAGTTTGAGTATGATTTGGGGAGTCATGGGGCAAATTTGATCGAAGATGGAGATACGATTATGACCCATTGTCATTCCGGTGCCTTTGGCGGAGCGGGTTATGGCGGAAGAGCTCTATCTGTAATCAGGACAGCACATGAACAAGGCAAAAACATTCATGTGTACACTTGCGAGACACGTCCGTATTTACAAGGAGCAAGAATCACTGCACTTGAATTGAAGAAATTCGGTATTCCCCACACACTGATTACTGATAACATGTCGGGGTTTTGTATGAGGGAAGGGAAGATCGATAAAGTCGTGGTAGGGTCCGATAGGGTAGCTGCCAATGGTGATTTGGCTAACAAAGTAGGAACTTACATGCATGCGTTAGCGGCACAGGAACATAATATTCCATTTTACACTGCAACATCGAGTCATACCATTGATTTCAGTACTGTTAGTGGAGAATCCATTGAAGTGGAAATGAGAGATGCTGCTGAAGTGACCCATTTCAAAGGGATTCCGACGGCGCCAGAAGGAACAGAAGCACTCTACCCTTCGTTTGATATAACGCCTCACCATTTAATTACGGGAATCATTACGGAAAAAGGGGTGGTTTCAGTCCCATACGAAACTAACTTGAAAAAAGTGATCGATCAGGAGAATGTTTTTCAAAAATAA
- a CDS encoding class II aldolase/adducin family protein, with amino-acid sequence MSLDLLKKELQYVSHKVYQKGYTQATGGNISVRIPGTDHVLIKRSGISLGEVSREDALIVNMNGEVIEGQGKPSKEIGFHLGIYKVRPDVNAVVHCHPNYSIGYACLGVELPLPTVTAQKLLGHVPIADAAPSGSKELAQHVTDVYTKYPDIKIALMKNHGVCSVGPTLEAAYNVVDLAEATAKQAYILSQLRVGEKSAVTN; translated from the coding sequence ATGAGTTTAGATCTATTAAAAAAGGAATTGCAATATGTTTCTCATAAGGTATATCAAAAGGGGTACACGCAGGCAACAGGAGGAAATATCAGCGTTCGTATTCCTGGGACCGACCATGTATTGATTAAGAGAAGTGGAATCAGCCTTGGCGAAGTCAGTCGTGAAGATGCTTTGATTGTAAACATGAATGGGGAAGTGATCGAAGGGCAAGGAAAACCCTCCAAGGAAATTGGTTTCCATTTAGGGATTTATAAAGTTCGCCCTGATGTTAATGCGGTGGTCCACTGTCATCCAAATTATTCGATTGGTTATGCCTGCTTGGGAGTAGAACTTCCACTGCCGACTGTTACCGCTCAAAAGCTGTTAGGACACGTTCCGATTGCTGATGCAGCTCCTTCGGGTTCTAAAGAGCTGGCCCAGCATGTAACCGATGTTTATACGAAATACCCCGATATAAAAATCGCCTTAATGAAAAATCATGGTGTGTGTTCCGTCGGACCTACATTGGAGGCAGCCTATAATGTGGTAGATCTTGCTGAAGCAACGGCAAAACAAGCCTATATTCTTTCACAGCTCCGTGTTGGGGAAAAAAGTGCCGTTACCAATTAA
- a CDS encoding amidohydrolase family protein, giving the protein MSTLIKNAEIITMEADMGILKGSILIEEGKVSRIFPHEKEESSPNIDASEVIDAGWDIIIPGMTNAHYHSYSNLLKGTENNFPLEIWSLYTIAYGHSLTDEDIYLAVLLGASEMIRSGITGCIDHFPHLPRMDAALRAYEESEMQVSFAPMMQDITDEEFLDISFPDYILDKLEIKEPWSTDEWRAFFSEVTQKWHTKNGKIHLMLGPNAPQRCSGELLGLCKELSDQFDLKVHTHLLETKIQEQVGRTTYNNGLFGRLDELGLLNSKLSVAHAVWLTETEIDQLKNNRVAVIHNPASNMILGSGVAPVSDYIKKKIRVGIGTDASNCGTTHNHFEMMRLAAMLPRIHTPDYKKWPKAQDVFEMATVSGAEMVGYENLRGKIAEGYDADIVFLSRRSPTFASAHDLISQIVFHENGQSVDSVMIKGKWVLRNREILAFDEQKVLNRVQERFDSLKENSREAVHRAEKLKPYFENNYWNFQK; this is encoded by the coding sequence ATGTCTACATTAATTAAAAATGCTGAAATCATTACGATGGAAGCTGATATGGGGATTCTGAAAGGAAGCATTTTAATTGAAGAGGGAAAAGTCTCTCGGATCTTCCCGCATGAAAAAGAGGAATCTAGTCCAAATATAGACGCTTCTGAGGTCATCGATGCAGGATGGGATATTATAATCCCAGGCATGACCAACGCCCATTATCATTCTTATTCCAACCTTTTGAAGGGGACGGAAAATAATTTTCCGCTTGAAATCTGGTCATTATACACGATCGCTTATGGTCATTCCTTAACGGATGAAGATATTTATCTGGCAGTGCTTTTAGGAGCTTCTGAAATGATTCGAAGCGGAATAACCGGATGCATCGATCATTTTCCGCATCTTCCAAGAATGGATGCAGCGTTAAGAGCTTATGAGGAATCAGAAATGCAAGTATCCTTTGCTCCCATGATGCAGGATATCACGGACGAGGAATTTCTGGATATATCATTTCCTGATTATATTCTGGATAAACTGGAAATCAAAGAACCTTGGTCCACCGATGAATGGAGAGCATTTTTTTCAGAAGTTACTCAAAAGTGGCACACAAAAAATGGAAAAATCCATTTGATGCTTGGACCCAATGCTCCTCAGAGATGCAGCGGGGAATTACTAGGATTATGTAAAGAGTTAAGCGATCAGTTTGATTTGAAGGTCCATACTCATCTTCTGGAGACAAAAATTCAGGAGCAGGTTGGGCGCACGACCTACAACAATGGATTGTTCGGTCGTTTAGATGAACTGGGTTTACTTAATAGTAAATTGTCTGTTGCCCATGCTGTCTGGTTGACGGAAACTGAAATCGATCAATTAAAGAATAATCGGGTAGCTGTCATTCATAACCCGGCAAGTAATATGATATTAGGCAGCGGAGTCGCCCCGGTTTCCGACTATATTAAGAAAAAAATACGTGTGGGGATTGGTACGGACGCGTCGAATTGTGGGACGACCCATAATCACTTCGAAATGATGAGGCTTGCTGCCATGCTGCCACGCATCCATACCCCGGACTATAAGAAGTGGCCGAAAGCGCAGGATGTTTTTGAAATGGCAACCGTCTCTGGGGCAGAAATGGTGGGGTATGAAAACCTCAGAGGGAAAATCGCAGAAGGGTATGATGCAGATATCGTTTTTCTGAGTAGACGAAGCCCAACATTTGCATCAGCTCATGATCTCATCTCCCAGATCGTTTTTCATGAAAATGGTCAATCTGTGGATTCGGTCATGATCAAGGGGAAGTGGGTTTTGCGGAATAGGGAAATTCTCGCCTTTGATGAACAAAAGGTACTCAATCGTGTTCAAGAACGATTCGATTCTTTGAAGGAAAACTCTCGTGAGGCTGTCCATAGAGCGGAAAAACTTAAACCATATTTCGAAAATAATTATTGGAATTTTCAAAAATAG
- a CDS encoding MTAP family purine nucleoside phosphorylase, with amino-acid sequence MKIGIVGGTGFYNLVDGMQENNVSTEYGEVVVYEGKHEGKDIYFLPRHGKSHDSLAHQINYRANMMALKELGVNHVVGMCAVGSLNPDIPVGALALLDQFMDVTTNRVNTYGKYSVEITQPYCPDLNQSFLEAADALEYEITPKANYICVDGPRYETSLEINVYKQWGMDVVGMTNATEAILARELGIAYAVVTISTDLAAGTTDVPPDLEAHKNVVKDNQQKIKNLFLKTIELISDDKPSIAHEAYERALAARKEKLAQAETTEANV; translated from the coding sequence ATGAAAATAGGAATTGTTGGAGGTACAGGTTTTTACAATTTGGTTGATGGAATGCAGGAAAATAATGTTTCCACTGAATATGGAGAAGTCGTGGTATATGAAGGAAAACATGAAGGGAAAGACATTTACTTTCTTCCAAGACACGGGAAATCCCATGATAGTCTTGCTCACCAAATCAATTATCGTGCAAATATGATGGCACTAAAGGAATTAGGTGTAAACCATGTCGTAGGTATGTGTGCGGTAGGGTCGTTAAACCCTGATATTCCTGTAGGTGCCCTGGCGTTGCTAGATCAGTTTATGGATGTCACAACGAATCGGGTGAACACCTACGGGAAGTACTCAGTTGAAATTACTCAACCCTATTGTCCTGACTTGAATCAAAGCTTTTTAGAAGCGGCGGATGCACTGGAATATGAAATTACTCCCAAGGCTAATTATATTTGCGTCGATGGTCCACGTTATGAAACTTCACTAGAAATCAATGTCTATAAACAGTGGGGAATGGATGTCGTTGGGATGACGAATGCTACCGAAGCCATTTTGGCAAGAGAGTTGGGGATTGCTTATGCCGTCGTCACGATCTCGACAGATTTAGCTGCAGGTACGACAGATGTTCCGCCTGATCTGGAAGCCCATAAAAATGTAGTGAAAGACAATCAGCAAAAGATTAAGAATCTATTTTTGAAAACGATTGAACTTATTTCGGACGATAAGCCATCTATAGCTCATGAAGCCTACGAACGAGCATTGGCTGCACGTAAAGAAAAGTTAGCTCAAGCGGAAACTACCGAAGCCAATGTATAG
- a CDS encoding nucleoside phosphorylase — protein sequence MLQDLKWKSKANRPELEDQSQYHIRCRPGDVAKYVLLPGDPERVGQMADQWDEKEHIATYREHVTYTGKVGDVDISACSTGAGGPSTASALEELAEIGAETFIRVGTCGAMQEKIEPGDLIICAGAVRYDGTSDQYVDAKFPAVANQEVVMSLIEAAERLGVNYHVGIGYTSASFFCGQGRPGYNNYNQSFMDTIMNDMQKAGVLNFEMEAATVLTLSSLFNLRAGAIFTAVANRVKDEFAYKGEGVEQSIAVATEATKILHEWDELKKRSGKPYFYPSLLSSK from the coding sequence TTGCTTCAAGATCTTAAATGGAAATCAAAAGCCAATCGACCAGAATTAGAGGACCAATCCCAGTACCATATCCGATGCCGTCCAGGTGACGTGGCCAAATATGTTCTTTTACCTGGAGACCCGGAAAGAGTTGGACAGATGGCTGACCAGTGGGATGAAAAGGAACACATTGCTACCTACAGAGAACATGTTACATACACTGGGAAAGTCGGTGATGTAGATATATCGGCGTGTTCTACGGGAGCGGGGGGACCATCCACAGCTAGTGCGCTTGAGGAGCTAGCTGAAATTGGAGCAGAGACTTTTATCCGTGTAGGAACTTGCGGAGCTATGCAAGAGAAGATTGAACCAGGGGATTTAATTATCTGTGCTGGGGCTGTTCGTTATGATGGGACAAGTGATCAGTATGTCGACGCTAAATTCCCGGCGGTCGCCAACCAAGAAGTGGTCATGTCGTTGATTGAAGCAGCTGAACGTCTCGGCGTCAATTACCATGTAGGAATCGGCTATACTTCAGCTTCTTTCTTCTGTGGCCAGGGGCGTCCTGGTTACAATAATTACAATCAAAGCTTCATGGATACGATTATGAATGATATGCAAAAAGCGGGTGTTCTGAATTTTGAAATGGAAGCCGCGACAGTCCTAACCTTAAGCAGTTTATTCAACCTGCGAGCAGGAGCCATTTTTACCGCTGTTGCCAATCGAGTCAAAGATGAGTTTGCCTATAAAGGCGAAGGAGTAGAACAGTCCATTGCTGTAGCTACAGAGGCTACGAAAATCTTGCACGAATGGGACGAATTGAAGAAGCGTTCAGGAAAGCCATATTTCTATCCATCTCTATTGAGTTCAAAATAA
- a CDS encoding energy-coupling factor ABC transporter ATP-binding protein: protein MDPYISVENVSHVYSNGVTAIKDIDLDIYEKEVVAILGSNGSGKTTLVKHFNGLLTPTKGKITVGNLNTKKEKVSKLSSLVGYVFQNPNHQTFLPKVSQELSYGCKNLKMSEEETEERVNKAVELFELHDRLDENPFDLNSSQRKEVAMASIMAISPQVIILDEPTTGQDHKGCKRVLELVRMFRDHGHIVVLITHDMHLIGELNCRTVVMHQSEKIADDQADVVFADKEIMGKAGLQPPQITSFANELSHLDQSKTYLTIHSILESMKANKKESVKVASRS, encoded by the coding sequence ATGGACCCTTATATTTCGGTGGAAAATGTGTCACATGTTTATTCGAATGGAGTGACCGCCATTAAAGATATTGATCTAGATATCTATGAAAAAGAAGTGGTTGCCATATTAGGGAGCAATGGCTCTGGCAAGACCACCTTGGTGAAACATTTTAACGGTCTGTTAACTCCTACCAAGGGAAAAATCACGGTAGGGAACTTGAACACAAAGAAAGAAAAAGTCTCGAAATTATCAAGTCTTGTCGGTTATGTATTTCAAAATCCAAATCACCAGACATTTTTGCCAAAAGTCAGTCAGGAACTCTCTTATGGTTGTAAAAACTTAAAGATGTCAGAAGAGGAAACGGAAGAGCGTGTGAATAAAGCCGTTGAATTATTTGAACTTCATGACCGTCTTGACGAGAATCCATTCGATTTGAATTCGAGCCAACGTAAAGAAGTAGCTATGGCCTCGATTATGGCCATTTCTCCACAAGTTATTATTTTAGATGAACCTACGACGGGACAGGACCATAAAGGTTGTAAACGAGTTCTCGAACTGGTGCGGATGTTCCGAGATCACGGTCATATTGTCGTTTTGATTACTCATGACATGCATTTGATAGGTGAATTGAATTGTCGCACGGTCGTTATGCATCAAAGTGAAAAAATCGCAGATGATCAAGCTGATGTGGTTTTTGCAGATAAAGAAATTATGGGGAAAGCAGGACTTCAGCCCCCGCAAATCACCTCTTTTGCTAATGAACTATCTCATTTAGATCAAAGTAAAACTTATTTAACGATTCATTCAATCTTAGAATCAATGAAGGCTAACAAAAAGGAGAGTGTAAAAGTTGCTTCAAGATCTTAA
- a CDS encoding energy-coupling factor ABC transporter ATP-binding protein codes for MPEAKKAIDVSGLSFQYPDTEEKVLNDINFSVDYGEILGIIGPTGVGKSTLAMCINGLIPQVIEGEMEGEVFVKGLNVHEGNVAKMSEHVGFVFQEPENQLSQMTIEEEVAFGMGNLGVPRQEMEPRIKDALAQVGLSGFEKRSPLALSGGQQQRLAIASVLAMRPTVMIMDEPTSMLDPKGKNEVYDVLKNLKDYGMTGVIIDHEVERIAAYCDKILVLDEGQIQMSGTPNEIFTRVERLHQLTLHAPQVTEFLFQYNQEFGQDLKLSTDLVEAIEILESAYVKD; via the coding sequence ATGCCAGAAGCTAAAAAAGCAATTGACGTGTCAGGTTTATCCTTTCAATATCCCGATACGGAAGAAAAGGTATTGAATGATATCAACTTTTCGGTAGATTACGGTGAGATCTTAGGAATAATCGGGCCTACTGGTGTTGGGAAATCTACCTTAGCCATGTGTATCAACGGTTTAATCCCCCAAGTGATCGAGGGGGAAATGGAAGGGGAAGTATTTGTTAAAGGTCTCAATGTTCATGAGGGAAATGTAGCGAAAATGTCAGAACATGTTGGGTTTGTATTTCAGGAGCCTGAGAATCAATTGAGTCAGATGACTATTGAAGAAGAGGTTGCATTCGGAATGGGTAACTTGGGAGTTCCGAGGCAAGAGATGGAACCTAGAATAAAGGACGCTCTTGCACAAGTAGGGTTATCCGGTTTTGAAAAACGTAGTCCTCTTGCTCTTTCAGGGGGGCAGCAGCAACGTCTGGCAATTGCATCCGTACTTGCGATGCGCCCGACAGTCATGATTATGGATGAACCTACTTCGATGCTTGATCCAAAAGGGAAAAATGAAGTGTATGATGTATTGAAAAATTTAAAGGATTATGGAATGACTGGGGTTATTATTGACCATGAAGTCGAAAGGATTGCTGCCTACTGTGATAAAATTCTGGTTCTCGATGAAGGACAAATCCAAATGTCGGGCACACCGAATGAGATATTTACAAGGGTTGAGAGACTTCATCAATTAACCCTTCATGCGCCTCAGGTGACAGAGTTTTTATTTCAATATAACCAGGAATTTGGACAGGATTTAAAACTGTCTACTGATTTGGTGGAAGCTATTGAAATTTTAGAAAGCGCTTACGTTAAAGATTAA
- a CDS encoding energy-coupling factor transporter transmembrane component T family protein — protein sequence MNSLYIPKDSLIHSLDPRTKMIFVVFVVISSFILNDPALQLLFLAALFPLVVISKLVTPYLISIQFLLLFAVLIMTVHGIYNPIGETPVFEIFGGLTFKYESMVYAAVMSFRILVIGTAAVLFVMTTHPSDMASALVKWKVPHSFAFILLSTFQIIPIIAREAKIVMEAQQARCLDAKGSIIQRVKNLVPIFAPLFIITFMKVHQLSYVLECRAFSREGTKTSLRDTKIGSKDYFFLLGILIVLAFEVYVRMFMIESLNLTTDALLTYSLIGTWILFGFMIAKFLFKRIQVYMGGLADARS from the coding sequence GTGAACAGTTTGTATATTCCTAAAGACAGCTTGATTCATAGTTTAGACCCGAGAACCAAGATGATATTTGTTGTTTTTGTTGTGATCAGTTCTTTCATTTTAAATGATCCCGCTTTGCAATTGTTATTTCTAGCAGCATTGTTTCCGTTAGTCGTGATCTCAAAATTGGTGACTCCCTACTTGATTTCCATTCAATTTCTTTTATTGTTCGCTGTACTGATTATGACGGTTCATGGAATTTACAATCCAATAGGTGAAACGCCTGTTTTTGAGATCTTTGGGGGCCTAACCTTTAAATATGAATCTATGGTTTATGCTGCCGTCATGTCCTTCAGAATTCTTGTTATTGGTACTGCAGCCGTTCTGTTTGTGATGACGACACACCCATCAGATATGGCCTCTGCATTAGTAAAATGGAAAGTTCCTCACTCCTTTGCTTTCATCTTGTTGTCCACCTTCCAAATCATTCCGATCATTGCACGCGAAGCAAAAATAGTAATGGAAGCCCAACAAGCAAGATGTTTAGACGCGAAGGGAAGTATTATACAGCGAGTTAAAAATTTGGTGCCTATCTTTGCTCCTCTTTTTATTATCACCTTCATGAAGGTCCATCAACTATCGTATGTACTAGAATGTAGAGCTTTTAGCAGAGAGGGGACTAAAACAAGTTTGCGTGACACTAAAATTGGTTCAAAAGATTACTTCTTTCTATTAGGGATTTTAATTGTCTTAGCTTTTGAAGTTTATGTAAGGATGTTCATGATAGAATCACTGAATCTTACAACAGATGCTTTGCTGACTTATTCTTTAATCGGTACATGGATCTTGTTCGGCTTCATGATTGCTAAATTCTTATTCAAGCGAATTCAGGTGTATATGGGAGGGCTGGCCGATGCCAGAAGCTAA
- a CDS encoding LacI family DNA-binding transcriptional regulator: MVTIKDVAKVANVSISTVSRVLNKSGYTSTGTKEKVMKAVEELNFEKNMVATAMIKKKTSTLGLIIPDIKNIFYGELTRAIEDKANQYGFNVILCNTDNDLDKEADYLNFLLRKGVDGIIFSTPEMNDRNIREIMKKRPDLPFIIIGSKVEGVQLDEILVDNLEGGYQATEHLLELGHRKIGFIGGQLDSYATSERYKGYEKAFNDYGLTPNESYVRLDEFKIHSGYNIGKDLLSLSERPTAIFAANDAIAVGVYKAARELDINIPDELSVIGFDDSQYADIVYPPLTTIRTPIIEMGEKTVDLAIQISRKGKNFKETVTYQPSLIERDSTGRVKENKDYPK, from the coding sequence ATGGTTACCATCAAAGATGTAGCGAAAGTGGCTAATGTATCGATTTCAACGGTCTCAAGGGTTTTGAATAAAAGCGGATACACGAGCACGGGGACAAAGGAAAAAGTAATGAAAGCTGTAGAGGAATTGAACTTTGAAAAAAACATGGTAGCAACTGCCATGATTAAGAAAAAAACATCGACTTTGGGATTAATCATTCCCGATATAAAGAACATCTTTTATGGAGAATTAACGAGAGCCATAGAGGATAAAGCGAATCAATATGGATTTAACGTAATTCTTTGCAATACAGATAATGATTTAGACAAAGAAGCAGACTATCTTAATTTTTTATTACGAAAAGGAGTAGATGGAATTATTTTCTCTACACCTGAAATGAATGATAGAAACATTAGGGAAATTATGAAGAAGCGTCCAGATCTGCCTTTTATCATTATTGGCAGTAAAGTAGAGGGCGTCCAACTCGATGAGATACTAGTCGATAACCTCGAAGGTGGCTATCAAGCTACAGAGCATCTATTAGAACTAGGTCATAGAAAGATTGGTTTCATCGGGGGGCAATTAGATTCCTATGCCACTTCAGAACGGTATAAAGGGTATGAAAAAGCATTTAATGACTATGGACTGACTCCTAATGAAAGTTATGTCAGGTTAGATGAATTTAAAATTCATAGTGGTTACAACATTGGAAAAGATTTATTATCCTTATCCGAACGGCCAACTGCAATATTTGCAGCGAATGATGCTATTGCGGTCGGTGTTTATAAAGCAGCAAGAGAACTAGATATCAATATCCCAGATGAATTGTCGGTAATCGGTTTTGATGACTCCCAATATGCGGATATCGTGTACCCGCCACTCACCACAATTAGGACGCCGATTATAGAAATGGGTGAAAAAACCGTTGATCTGGCTATTCAAATCTCAAGAAAAGGTAAGAACTTTAAAGAAACGGTTACTTACCAGCCTTCATTAATAGAAAGGGATTCAACAGGCAGGGTAAAAGAGAACAAGGACTATCCTAAATAG
- a CDS encoding fumarylacetoacetate hydrolase family protein — protein sequence MKFVRFALKNDEVTKQGILSSEEIKEISGDIFNDWEYTGETFAGSQIELLAPIEPNQVIGIGANFVKDIKELPEQPPEMPVFFFKSLPSVTGPGSEIKIPDSIEEVKFESEIAVVMGKEANQIKEDDVLDHIFGYTVGNDVTAPQYFHEDGHWTLGKSFNTFTPLGPVIETDFDPTKARIEAIHNGAKKQDSKTDLMIVSIQRMIAYLSNVMILKPGDIILTGSPVGADFLAENDEIVCRVEGIGSLKNSVTKVKNSSLV from the coding sequence ATGAAGTTTGTAAGATTTGCACTGAAAAATGATGAGGTAACTAAGCAAGGCATTCTTTCCTCAGAAGAAATCAAAGAAATTAGCGGAGATATTTTTAATGATTGGGAGTATACGGGTGAAACCTTTGCGGGAAGTCAGATCGAGTTGTTAGCCCCGATCGAACCTAATCAAGTGATTGGAATAGGGGCTAACTTTGTAAAAGATATTAAAGAGCTCCCAGAACAGCCACCGGAAATGCCTGTATTCTTTTTCAAATCTCTTCCTTCTGTTACGGGGCCGGGGTCTGAAATCAAGATTCCAGACTCAATCGAAGAGGTAAAATTTGAGTCTGAGATTGCGGTCGTCATGGGGAAGGAAGCAAATCAGATTAAAGAGGATGATGTATTGGATCACATATTCGGATATACAGTCGGGAACGATGTGACCGCTCCCCAATACTTTCATGAAGATGGGCATTGGACGTTGGGGAAATCATTTAATACGTTCACCCCGCTAGGTCCAGTCATCGAAACCGACTTTGATCCAACAAAAGCTAGAATAGAAGCGATTCATAATGGTGCGAAAAAGCAAGACAGTAAAACAGATCTAATGATAGTCTCCATTCAAAGGATGATAGCCTATCTAAGTAATGTAATGATACTGAAACCAGGTGATATCATTCTGACGGGAAGTCCAGTAGGAGCTGACTTTCTAGCAGAGAATGATGAAATTGTATGTAGGGTGGAAGGGATAGGATCTCTTAAGAATTCAGTGACTAAAGTGAAAAATAGTTCACTGGTATAA
- a CDS encoding LCP family protein, whose protein sequence is MKRSDIHKKKKKGKWWKIPLILIALLIVGGGGYLYTIYAGAKSTVDEEMHEKVASIDHEAAKKKISQQEPLNILLMGVDERKGDRGRSDALMVLSLDPANNRSQLISIPRDTRTTLVGDDPMAGTKDKINHAYAFGGTDMTINTVENFLDIEVNYYVKMNMQGLSEMVDAVGGITVNNSLNWYDTGYYKKGYHYEKGRITLNGPQTMGYVRMRYQDPNGDAGRNERQRKVIQAIIDKGASISSVSRIGDIMDVLGNNVKTNMSFSVMKDIMLNYRSAQQNMVTYQMTGTGTKINGTYYLRVSDQEVQEVHNMIKEYSS, encoded by the coding sequence ATGAAACGTTCAGATATACACAAGAAGAAAAAGAAGGGCAAGTGGTGGAAGATACCGCTTATCCTAATCGCCTTGCTGATTGTAGGCGGGGGAGGCTACCTGTACACCATTTATGCCGGAGCGAAAAGCACGGTTGATGAGGAAATGCATGAGAAGGTAGCTTCTATTGATCATGAAGCGGCCAAGAAAAAAATCTCTCAACAGGAACCTTTAAATATTTTGCTGATGGGTGTAGATGAAAGAAAAGGGGATCGTGGCAGATCAGATGCTCTAATGGTACTTTCATTAGATCCTGCCAACAATCGCAGCCAACTGATCAGCATTCCGCGTGATACGAGAACAACGCTTGTGGGTGACGATCCGATGGCTGGAACGAAAGACAAGATTAATCATGCGTATGCGTTTGGCGGCACCGACATGACGATCAACACTGTGGAGAATTTTCTAGATATTGAAGTTAATTATTATGTGAAGATGAACATGCAGGGGCTCTCTGAAATGGTCGATGCAGTGGGTGGTATTACTGTAAACAATTCACTGAATTGGTATGATACGGGGTATTATAAAAAAGGATATCATTATGAAAAGGGTAGAATTACGCTGAATGGCCCGCAAACGATGGGCTATGTACGAATGAGATATCAGGATCCAAATGGTGATGCTGGGCGTAACGAACGTCAGCGCAAAGTGATTCAGGCGATCATTGATAAAGGGGCAAGCATTAGTTCGGTGAGCCGGATTGGTGATATCATGGATGTTCTTGGCAATAATGTGAAGACGAATATGAGTTTCAGTGTTATGAAAGATATTATGTTGAACTATCGCAGCGCTCAACAGAACATGGTGACTTATCAAATGACGGGAACCGGAACTAAAATTAACGGGACTTATTATTTGAGGGTTTCAGACCAGGAAGTTCAGGAAGTCCACAATATGATTAAGGAATACAGTTCATAA
- a CDS encoding putative holin-like toxin — MSVYEALMVAIAFSTLNVSLIALVVAISRKRK; from the coding sequence ATGAGCGTTTATGAAGCATTGATGGTTGCTATAGCTTTTAGCACCTTAAATGTATCATTGATTGCCTTAGTTGTGGCAATTTCACGCAAAAGAAAATAG